The following proteins are encoded in a genomic region of Pungitius pungitius chromosome 19, fPunPun2.1, whole genome shotgun sequence:
- the arhgap29a gene encoding rho GTPase-activating protein 29 isoform X3 has protein sequence MGDVENGSVLGLPLTKRSRSFENLCLESGGSGPEKDDQPGPSQPVRAEEVDRTLQRLDTGVESALLYAKAWSKYTKELLAWVEKRLSTDIECAKSYAKMAESAKTLASQQEFMPFREIYMAAFKNDIEYSQLVLHTAAVLQSNKFIRPLLARKNELDKLRKEVKEQWQREQKKMNEADSALKKARLLQVQRQEEYEKAKVSTSRLEEEQMGGAAGGAAAVKQLEKRRRLEEEAQQKADEAREHCKACQIDVGDKRVDLTNAKSEIITQIREMVSQCDLTLKAVSVNWFQLQQAQVVSLPVNHQSLCENAKQYEPGQRYIDFVRGLPTDGPRLESHSFDSAVTHSTAMLFSKRLLSGSHSSHSNLSQASVTSDLLGADDMESPITAQHAKIAERQSNSSTDIQALRTQASFRPWASASHGGGMCSDSESAGGSSESRSMDSPTASPGDFKRRLPRTPSTGTMSSADDLDDRGPPSPCDNGLSEIIIETASSPGPFRNTQMSKAAQTHKLRKLRAPSKCRECDGLVVFHGAECEECSIACHKKCLETLAIQCGHKKLQGKLHLFGIDFTQAAKNSQDGIPFIIRKCTSEIENRALNIKGIYRVNGAKSRVEKLCQAFENGKDLVELSELYPHDISNVLKLYLRQLPEPLILFRYYNDFIGLAKESQSVIVEELETLRRSPTTVTPAQVSVDLNRILFKIKDLLRQLPPVHYKTLQFLIEHLHRVTEQSEENKMTASNLGIIFGPTLIKPRQADAEVSLSSLVDYPYQALVVELLIRHYQMIFDTPLSPLSPTSPTKIDGRPRHAHQANEQLLSRHSKSLGDIKEQSSKVYKRHSSIIPSSHLLAEVQESLPRLNGSDFEPVDEVDLEDFRGLSPSDVPKPAEGGPCRPQPIAVPRVQLRHPRNKLSSRPASLPAERVLSRGQIDENNTRNSADQDQPIEEVDETENTKLRAATHYRGTFIDTQTLRRTWDKQYKHDVAARTVRIMASSPAESTAVDASTVSAAVPVSSSSFTLGSTGSISTLFPNRPYTVAVRPSRILRREDNLTKYNPVATGFRAPRTLQPPPGTFYKPPSGSKVKELQSCPSANSAEEEEDDEEEEEEGDDDEEEEEEEEEGIEIEVSVDEPLEEDDEGDQAAMSQSPSSSLEELSPNQAKPVYQRLRPRRLQEVEHREAHFV, from the exons ATGGGAGATGTAGAGAATGGATCGGTGTTGGGGCTCCCCCTGACTAAGAGAAGCAGG TCTTTTGAGAACCTCTGTTTGGAATCTGGAGGATCCGGCCCAGAGAAAGATGATCAGCCAG GGCCGTCCCAGCCGGTTCGGGCAGAAGAGGTGGACCGGACGCTCCAGCGGCTGGACACCGGCGTGGAGTCAGCGCTGCTCTACGCTAAGGCCTGGTCCAAGTACACCAAAGAGCTGCTGGCGTGGGTCGAGAAGCGTCTCAGCACGG ACATTGAGTGCGCAAAGAGTTACGCCAAAATGGCAGAATCTGCCAAGACGCTTGCAAGTCAACAG GAATTTATGCCTTTTCGTGAGATCTACATGGCTGCCTTCAAAAATGACATTGAATACAGCCAGCTGGTACTTCACACTGCAGCAGTACTCCAAAGCAACAAATTCATACGG CCGCTTCTGGCCAGAAAGAATGAGCTGGACAAACTACGAAAAGAGGTCAAGGAGCAGTGGCAGAGGGAGCAAAAGAAAATG AATGAGGCGGACAGTGCTCTGAAGAAGGCGCGGCTGCTGCAGGTCCAGCGGCAGGAGGAGTATGAGAAGGCCAAGGTGTCCACCAGCCGCctagaggaggagcagatgggaggagcagcaggaggagcagcggcggtcaaacagctggagaagaggcgcaggctggaggaggaggcccagCAGAAG GCTGATGAGGCCAGGGAGCACTGCAAAGCATGTCAGATCGATGTTGGGGACAAGAGAGTCGATCTGACCAACGCCAAGAGCGAGATCATCACTCAGATCCGAGAGATGGTCTCCCAGTGCGACCTCACCCTCAAGGCC GTGTCCGTCAATTGGTTCCAGCTCCAGCAGGCCCAGGTTGTGTCCCTTCCTGTCAACCACCAGAGTCTGTGTGAAAATGCCAAACAGTACGAGCCGGGCCAGCGCTACATCGACTTCGTCAGGGGTCTGCCCACGGATGGGCCTCGCCTCGAGTCCCACTCCTTTGATTCGGCCGTCACACACAGCACAGC GATGCTGTTCAGCAAGCGCTTACTAAGCGGCAGCCACTCGTCCCACAGTAACCTGTCACAGGCGTCTGTGACCTCTGATCTCCTCGGTGCAGATGACATGGAAAGTCCTATCACTGCCCAGCATGCCAAGATTGCTGAAAGGCAGTCCAACAGCAGCACTGACATTCAAG CACTTCGGACTCAGGCCTCGTTTCGTCCCTGGGCCTCGGCCAGCCACGGTGGAGGTATGTGCAGCGACTCGGAAAGTGCTGGAGGGAGCAGTGAGTCCCGCTCGATGGACTCGCCCACTGCGAGCCCAG GAGACTTCAAGAGGAGATTACCCAGAACACCCTCAACGGGCACCATGTCGTCTGCTGATGACCTGGATGATAGAGGGCCTCCTTCGCCCTGTGATAACG GGTTGAGTGAGATAATAATCGAGACGGCCAGCTCTCCGGGTCCCTTTAGGAACACCCAGATGTCCAAGGCGGCTCAAACCCACAAGCTGAGGAAGCTTAGGGCGCCGTCAAAGTGCAGAGAGTGCGACGGCCTGGTAGTGTTTCACGGAGCGGAGTGTGAGGag TGTTCCATAGCCTGCCACAAGAAGTGTCTGGAAACCCTGGCCATCCAGTGCGGCCATAAGAAGCTCCAGGGGAAGCTCCATCTCTTCGGCATTGATTTCACACAGGCAGCTAAGAACAGTCAGGACGGCATCCCCTTCATCATAAGGAAGTGTACATCGGAAATCGAGAACAGAGCTCTGAATATAAAG GGTATCTACCGCGTGAATGGTGCCAAGTCTCGGGTAGAGAAGCTTTGTCAGGCCTTTGAGAATGGCAAGGACCTGGTGGAGCTGTCCGAACTTTACCCCCACGACATCAGCAACGTACTCAAACTCTATCTGAGACAG CTTCCAGAGCCACTCATCCTGTTCCGATATTATAACGACTTTATCGGCCTGGCCAAGGAAAGTCAGAGTGTCATTGTGGAGGAACTGGAAACATTGAGACGTAGTCCTACCACAGTGACCCCAGCTCAGGTCAGCGTGGACCTGAACCGGATCCTCTTCAAGATCAAAGACCTACTGAGACAGCTGCCCCCTGTTCATTACAAGACCCTGCAGTTCCTCATAGAGCATCTGCATCG AGTGACGGAGCAATCGGAGGAGAATAAGATGACAGCCAGCAACCTGGGTATCATCTTTGGCCCAACGCTGATCAAACCGAGGCAGGCGGACGCCGaggtctccctctcctcactgGTCGACTACCCGTATCAGGCACTCGTGGTTGAACTTCTGATCAGGCACTACCAGATGATCTTCGACACCCCCCTGAGCCCACTGAGCCCCACCTCGCCCACAAAGATTGACGGTCGACCCCGCCACGCCCACCAGGCGAATGAGCAGCTGCTGAGCAGACACTCCAAGTCGCTGGGAGACATTAAGGAG CAGAGCTCCAAGGTGTATAAGAGGCATTCTTCCATTATTCCTTCTTCCCACTTATTGGCGGAGGTTCAGGAGTCACTGCCCCGCCTCAATGGAAGTGATTTTGAACCTG TCGATGAAGTGGATTTGGAGGACTTCCGTGGGCTTTCGCCATCAGACGTCCCCAAACCCGCCGAGGGAGGCCCGTGTCGTCCTCAGCCCATCGCTGTGCCCAGGGTCCAGCTTCGACACCCTCGCAACAAACTCTCCTCCCGGCCAGCGAGCCTGCCGGCTGAACGGGTCCTCAGCCGAGGACAGATCGACGAGAACAACACGCGAAACAGCGCCGACCAAGACCAACCCATCGAAGAGGTGGACGAAACCGAGAACACAAAATTGCGAGCGGCCACACATTACCGGGGCACATTTATTGACACCCAGACGTTACGCAGGACTTGGGACAAACAGTACAAGCACGATGTTGCTGCCAGGACTGTCCGAATCATGGCCAGTTCTCCCGCAGAGAGTACAGCCGTGGATGCAAGCACCGTGTCGGCGGCTGTGCCGGTGTCTTCATCCTCTTTCACTCTGGGATCCACTGGGAGCATAAGCACCCTCTTCCCTAACCGACCTTACACGGTTGCAGTGCGACCGAGCAGGATTTTAAGAAGGGAGGACAATCTCACCAAGTACAACCCTGTCGCGACAGGTTTTAGGGCCCCCAGGACGCTTCAGCCGCCCCCAGGGACCTTCTACAAGCCCCCGTCGGGGAGCAAAGTTAAAGAGCTGCAGAGCTGTCCATCAGCTAACAgcgcagaggaagaagaagatgatgaggaggaggaggaggagggggatgatgatgaggaggaggaggaggaggaagaggaggggattGAGATAGAGGTCTCTGTAGATGAGCCTCTTGAGGAAGATGACGAAGGTGACCAGGCAGCCATGTCTCAGTCTCCCAGCTCGAGCCTGGAGGAACTGAGCCCCAACCAGGCCAAACCGGTGTACCAGAGACTGCGGCCCAGGCGCCTCCAAGAGGTAGAACATCGGGAGGCTCATTTTGTGTGA